A region of the Myxococcus stipitatus DSM 14675 genome:
CACCGCCGTCTCGCGCATCCGGCTGTTCGAGGTCCCGAATCCCTCCCGCCTGGACCTGGTCATCCACTACCCGCCCGCGCCGCTGCCTCGCCGGCATGTGTTCTGGCGCGAGGAGATGAATGACGACACCGCCCTCTGCGCCCAGGGCGAGGACACCGGCTGCCAGCCCGCCGCAGCACCCGAGACCTGGTTCGACTACCGACTGAAGCAGGCGAAGTTCCTGGGCATCGACACGTACGCCCACGACCTGCTGGAGTTCGGCTACACGGAGGGTTGGAACGCGGACCCGTTCTCTCCGCCGCCCTGGTACGTGCAGCCCCGGGACTCGACGCTGTGGGCCACGGCGGTGTCTCGCGCGGCGGCGCAGGGCCTCTCGGTGTTGCCCTACTACGAGTACTCCGGCGCCATCGGCGGAGAGCGCGTCTACACGAGCACGCGCTGCGCGCTGGACTCCGACTGCAAGTCCCTCTCGAAGTGGCACGTCTGCCTCACGCCGTGGCACCAGCCCTCCGTGTGTGGACTCAAGCCGCTGGGGGAGCAGCGCCGGTGCAGGCCGCTGTTCGACCGCGAGGGCGACATCTACTCGCCCATCTACTGGTCCGACGACAACTGCGTGGACGTGTCGGACCCGGACGCGCTGGCGGACGTGAAGAAGCTGATGGACGCCACGGTGCTCCACTTCAAGGGGCAGGTGGACTTCCTGGGCGCGTGGTTGCGCACGCGGCCCACGGACCTGCCCGTGAGCTTCTCTCCGGAGGCGCTCGGCCGCTTCTCCGACGACACGGGACAGAGTGTGTCGCGCGCCATGCTCCAGACGAACCCCACCCTGCGCGCGGGCTATTACGAGTGGTGGTTCGCGAAGCGGCGCGCCTTCCTCGAGGCCATCCGCGACCACCTCCGGAGCAACGGGGTCGCGGATGCGCAGGTCCTCTTCACGCCGTATCCCGAAGAAGGGCTGCCCACGCCGGAGGACCTGTCGGACATGGCCGTCACCGTCACCGACGACCCGGCCGCGTGGACCGCCGTGGATGAGCAGGGCTGTTGCGCGCCGGGGGACACGTCGGACCGCTGTTGCCAGTACCGCTATCCCCCGGCCGGGTTCAGCGCCTTCGTCCAGAGCGGCACGTACCGCAAGGCCCTCACCTCGGACGAGCTGCCGCCCACCGAGCACCTCAACCGCTCCTGGGGCGAGCCGTTCAACAGCTTCCCTCCCGCGGACCCGGACCGCTTCCAGGCCGCGGAGGGTGTCTCCCTGACGTATCCCTTCAACCGGCTGTTCAGCGTGGCGGACCGCGCGCTGTTGAGTCGCTTCCGCTCGATGTCCGGTCTGGCGATGGTGCACCACTTCCCGCTCAACGAGGACGACGGCAAGGGCGACTACGCCAACGACACGGCGGACGACCGGTATGGCAACTGGCCCATGGGTGGGCTGTGGGGTTACCTGGCCATGTCGGTGGACCGGCAGGGGCCGTACTCGATGCTGGCGGAGGCGCGCGCCGTGGCGAACGGCGACCCGACGCTGCTGGGCTACCTGGAGGCGTCGTCCATCAGCCGAGGCTTCCCCGAGTACACCCGCGCCTTCCACGCGGCGTTCCTCGCGCTGCCGGCGCTCCCCAGCACGGTGGTGCCCGGCGCGGCGTCGGATGCGGAGGTCGTGGTGCGGAGGATGGCCACGGCGCACGGGAACTTCTATGCGGTGGTGAACACGTCGATGCACGCGAAGGAAGGCATCGACATCACGCTGCCGAGCGAGTCGCTGCCCATCATCGACCGGGTGAGTGGGAGCGTCGTGTCGGGCAGGGGCCTGAGTCTGTACCCCGGCCAGCTGCTCGCGTGGCAGGTGGGCGGCGTCAGGGCCTCGGCGGACGCGGAGCACGGGCGCGCCGTCCCAGGGGCTCGGCTGGGGTGGCTCTTCAAGCTGCTGTCGACGGGGGCCGAGTCAGGACAGGGCTGCGGAGGGTGTGGCGCGCACGGGAGCTCCGGCGCTCTCCCCCTGGCGGGACTCTTCGGGTGGGTGTGGTTGCGGCGTCGACGCCGCGGCTGAGGACGCCCCGGCGCTCACGCCCTGCATCCGCTGCGCGAGCTCCGTCACCGGGCGAGGGGCGACGTGTTCCCCCGCACCGAGGGCGTCTCGGGAGGAGGTGGGGCCATCAGTCGCGAGGCCGTGCTGGGGCGGCGGGGGGGACGCCATCCCAGCGACACCCGCAGGTAGGGCGCGGGCCGCGTGGAGCGAAGCATCTCCACGTCCACCCGGTCGCGGTTCCGGTCGAGCAAGGCGTAGTCATTCAGGACGTCGAGCCCGATGGAGGAGCTCACCCAGAGGCTTCCGCCGCCCAGCCGCGCGTTCACCGTGGGCCCGACGCGGAGCTGGGTCTCCCGCACGTAGTGCGCGTGGGGGCCCTGCGGGGCCTGGGGCATGCGCGTGCGGAACACCTGCTGGTCGAACGCGCCCGTGAGGCCCACCTCCAGCCCATCGCCCACCTTCAGCAACATCGCGAGCCGAGGCAGGCCCAGCTCCAGGATGTACGGGCCCTTGCGGTAGACGAACGACGCCATGGGGAAGACGGGGCTGATGTCGAACGGGTACAGCGCCACCAGGCCGAACGTCACCCGCACGCCCGGGTCTCCGCCCACCAGGTAGCTGGCCATCGCGAAGCCGGCCCAGTTCGTGTCGAGCCCGAAGTCGTAGGGGCTCCGGAAGTCCGTGCGGGTGCTCGCCATCGCGCCCATCATCACCATCCATCGGGGCGCCACCGGGCGAATCAGCGTGAGGCCCATCTGGAGCACGTGGAAGCGCCGGCCCAGGTCCTCATCCTCGGGCATGTCCGCGAGCAGGCCCTTGCGCTCCAGCCCCATCCAGCGCGTCTCGTAGCCCACCGTCGGCACGAGCACCGTGCGGCCCAGGAAGAGCGGCGGCAGCGGCAGCCGGAGGTCCAACTGCTGACGCTCGTCCAGGCTGCTCCCGCGCGGGCCGATGTCCGTGCCGCGCGCGAGGGTGAACCCGACATAGGCCCGGTCCTCCAGCGTCTGCGCGGTGGCCGACGTCGCGAAGAGGAGCACCCAGGTGAAGAGCGCCGCACGGACGGCGAGGGGACAGGATATCCCTCCTCCGTGAGACATTCTTCGTCGGGCATTCCTGGTCGCCGCCATGTGGACCTCACGTCCTGTTGCGAGGAGGAGGCCCCAGTATACAGGGCTCGCGAAAGACAGGAGGCGGCCCTCCGGTCGAGGCCCCGACATTCCGCTCGTCAGTGTCGAGTGGGACGCCTAGCCTTGTTCGCATGAAGATTCTCGAGAAGTTGCTCCAGGAGGCCTCGCTCCAGCCGCAGGTGGGCACCCCCGCCAAGCGGGCCGCGCTCAAGGCGAAGCTGTCGTCCTCGGGGCCCGCGAAGCAGGTGGCCAACGGGATGAAGGTCTCCGAGGGCGAGGACCAGGTCATCGACGCCGTCCGTGTGACGGTGAACGGCAACCTCGTCCTCGAGGACCAGGGGCGCCTGCTCGTGACGGGAGACCTGGTGGTGGAGGGCAACATCATCCACGAGGGCTTCGACTACTCGCTGCTCTTCGTGGGGGGCTCGCTCAAGGCGAAGAACCTGCTGGTCCACGGCGAAGTCGTGGTGCTGGGGGACTTCACCGTGCAGGGCGTGGCGTGGACCTACTACAACGACTACTCGACGTACGCGGACACGCTGACCGCGAAGCTCGTCGTCTCGGACGACCGGGAAGACGCCATCGGCAAGGTGCGCGCGGACCACCACCTGGTGGGGCACTCCAGTGAGATTGGTCCCGAGCTGAGCAAGCTCCTCAAGAAGGGGCTCGTGGATGAGGAGGGCGAGTGGTCCTACACCACGCTGGCGAAGAAGCTGGCGAAGCAGGAGGACCTGTTGCCGTGACGTCCCGTCATGGCCTCAAGGAGGCGTGACGCCGTCCGGGTAGAGGTCCTCGGGCGGAAGCACGCGGACGTTCGCGACATAGGCCTCCAGCCAGTCGAGGAACGTGCCGAACACGGGGCCCGACGCGGCGTGCGTCTCCTCCCAGACGAAGCGCCGCGTGTCCTGGAAGCGGGCCCAGTCCAGCTCGCCCATGTGGTTGAGCACGAGCGCGGGACGCTCCTGGCCTTCGCCGCTCGGGGTGACACACCACTGCACGTCCCTGGGGAGGCGGTGGGCCGCGGCGAACGGAACCAGGTGCGCGGTGGTGATGGGACGATGGCCGATGGCGACGCCCGCGGAGATGCGCACCCACCGCGTGCACTCCAGCACCTCGTCGGGTGAGTACACCCGGAAGTCGGCGGGCAAGGCGGTCCACTCGGGCGGCTCGTCCTCTTCGGCGCGGAGGACCTCGACGCGCGCGGAGGCGCACATCCTCCAGAACTCCCTCAGCCCCGGGGCCAGCACGTCCCCTCCCTCGGAGGGCGGGACACCGAGCAGCTCCGGGAGCAGCGCCAGGTCATCCTCGGCCACGGGCTCGCCCAGCACGAGCCTCCCACCGAACCCCTGGGCCCACTGCTCCACCTGCTTCAACAACTCCCGATAGCGCTCCTGGACGACCTGCTCATTCATGCCCGCGAGGATAGGTGCAAGCAGGCGGGAGAGGGGGTGGGACGAACGGTTGGGCCGGATGTGACCCCTCGTCTCCAGTCCGTGTACCTTGCGCGCTCATGGCACGTGGAAGTCAGTGGAAATGGTGGGTGGTGGCCTGCGCCTACTGGACCTTGCAGGGGCTCGCGGCCTCCAGCGAGGCGCACTCCGTGCGGGGCGTGACCTGGTCCCACGCGCTGCTCACGGATGGCTTCGCCAACGTGCTGTGGGTGCCCATCACCGTCGCCGTGCTGAACCTGGGGCTGCGCTTCCCCATCGAGAAGCGCCACTGGCGCTCGCGGGTCGCCCTGCACGTGGGCGGCGCGCTGGTCGTCTCGTTCTTCCGCGCCACCGTCATCTACTCGCTGGACCCGTATCTGGGTTGGTACTCCACGCCTCCGGCGTACCTGTCGGTTCTGGAGCACGCGCTGCTCTACAACCCGTTCATCTACCTGCTGATGCTGGGCCTGGCGCACGGCCTCTACTTCGCCGAGCAGCTCCGGCTGAAGGACACCCAGCTCGCCCGCGCGCAGCTCCACGTCCTCAAGTCGCAGCTCCACCCGCACTTCCTCTTCAACACGCTCAACTCCATCTCGGCCCTGGTGCACAAGGACCCTCGCGGCAGTGAGCGGATGATTGCCCGGCTGAGTGACTTGCTCCGAGGCACGCTCGATTCGGCGGCCCGCGAGGAGGTCCCCCTGCGCGACGAGCTGCGCACGCTCCAGCTCTACCTGGACATCCAAGGGGTGCGCTTCACGGACCGGCTCCAGGTGAAGCACGAAATCGACCAGGACACCCTGGGCGCGCACGTGCCGTACCTCTTGCTCCAGCCCCTGGTGGAGAACGCCATCCAGCACGGCATCGCCCCGCGCTCCGCGCCGGGCACGGTGACGGTGGCCGCCCGACGCGACGGTCCCGAGCTGGTGCTGGAGGTCCGCGACGATGGCGTGGGCCTGCGCTCCGGGACGGCGGCGAAGACCGCGGGCGGAGGCAAGGGCCTGTGGATTACGCGCGAGCGGCTGGTGCAGCTCTACGGGCCCGCGCACAAGCTGGAGCTGAAGGGGCGTGAGGAGGGCGGGGCGCAGGTCTCGTTGACCATCCCCTTCCGGACGGAGTCGGTGGCATGAGCACGGCCATCCGCGTGCTCATCGTCGACGATGAGCCCCTGGCTCGAGACCGGGTGCGGGAGCTGCTCGCGGACGCGCCGGACATGACCCTCATCGGCGAGTGTCGCGACGGCACGGAGGCCATCGCCGCCATCCGCGCGGAGCGCCCGGACCTGGTCCTGCTCGACGTGCAGATGCCGGAGCCGGACGGCTTCGGCGTGCTGAGCGCGGTGGCGCACGAGTACCAGCCCGCGGTCATCTTCATCACCGCGCACCGGGACTTCGCGGTGCAGGCGTTCGAGGCCAACGCGCTCGACTACCTGCTCAAGCCCTTCGACCGGGAGCGCTTCCACCAGAGCCTCGCGCGGGTGCGGGAGCGCCGCCGCACCGGGGCCACGGAGCTGGACGCGGAGCTCATCGAGCGGCTGGAGTCGCTGTCGCATCGGCTGCCTCCCGCGTCGGAGCCCTACGTGAAGCGGCTGGTC
Encoded here:
- a CDS encoding MYXO-CTERM sorting domain-containing protein, with the protein product MRRPWWLLSCLLVLGLPTRAPGQSLVDAGAPFGLLPLIDEVHCGDPSDPHPVVHGANSTSVIRSLTLEGVTRPVRAMTMGPQAKSFSYKLGVGKGLQAGRAYLLVVEYPDDESRTMAVANKGADKFRGFSTGTSIGDFREQYAYPNPESLKYPLSRKWQQFRQFFYLHDRFAPIVGQRNVEDTRRPEGPANGFWVSVGHFARHGAPTDKGTAVSRIRLFEVPNPSRLDLVIHYPPAPLPRRHVFWREEMNDDTALCAQGEDTGCQPAAAPETWFDYRLKQAKFLGIDTYAHDLLEFGYTEGWNADPFSPPPWYVQPRDSTLWATAVSRAAAQGLSVLPYYEYSGAIGGERVYTSTRCALDSDCKSLSKWHVCLTPWHQPSVCGLKPLGEQRRCRPLFDREGDIYSPIYWSDDNCVDVSDPDALADVKKLMDATVLHFKGQVDFLGAWLRTRPTDLPVSFSPEALGRFSDDTGQSVSRAMLQTNPTLRAGYYEWWFAKRRAFLEAIRDHLRSNGVADAQVLFTPYPEEGLPTPEDLSDMAVTVTDDPAAWTAVDEQGCCAPGDTSDRCCQYRYPPAGFSAFVQSGTYRKALTSDELPPTEHLNRSWGEPFNSFPPADPDRFQAAEGVSLTYPFNRLFSVADRALLSRFRSMSGLAMVHHFPLNEDDGKGDYANDTADDRYGNWPMGGLWGYLAMSVDRQGPYSMLAEARAVANGDPTLLGYLEASSISRGFPEYTRAFHAAFLALPALPSTVVPGAASDAEVVVRRMATAHGNFYAVVNTSMHAKEGIDITLPSESLPIIDRVSGSVVSGRGLSLYPGQLLAWQVGGVRASADAEHGRAVPGARLGWLFKLLSTGAESGQGCGGCGAHGSSGALPLAGLFGWVWLRRRRRG
- a CDS encoding sensor histidine kinase, yielding MARGSQWKWWVVACAYWTLQGLAASSEAHSVRGVTWSHALLTDGFANVLWVPITVAVLNLGLRFPIEKRHWRSRVALHVGGALVVSFFRATVIYSLDPYLGWYSTPPAYLSVLEHALLYNPFIYLLMLGLAHGLYFAEQLRLKDTQLARAQLHVLKSQLHPHFLFNTLNSISALVHKDPRGSERMIARLSDLLRGTLDSAAREEVPLRDELRTLQLYLDIQGVRFTDRLQVKHEIDQDTLGAHVPYLLLQPLVENAIQHGIAPRSAPGTVTVAARRDGPELVLEVRDDGVGLRSGTAAKTAGGGKGLWITRERLVQLYGPAHKLELKGREEGGAQVSLTIPFRTESVA
- a CDS encoding LytR/AlgR family response regulator transcription factor, with product MSTAIRVLIVDDEPLARDRVRELLADAPDMTLIGECRDGTEAIAAIRAERPDLVLLDVQMPEPDGFGVLSAVAHEYQPAVIFITAHRDFAVQAFEANALDYLLKPFDRERFHQSLARVRERRRTGATELDAELIERLESLSHRLPPASEPYVKRLVAKVGWRMRFLRVEDIDYLEAEGNYVSVHQGKQSYLTRETMNALEEKLDPKDFVRAHRSLIVRLDRIEEVEPLGPGEMVLTLRDGTKLTSGRSYRARLQRALDLPT